The Marinicella rhabdoformis region CTGGTGAAAATAGAGCTATAGAACCACCTGAACCCATCTCGAACTCAGAAGTGAAATGTAGCATCGCCGATGGTAGTGTGGGAGTTCCCATGTGAGAGTAGGACATCGCCAGGATCTTATACTAAAAAAGCCTCAACATATGTTGGGGCTTTTTTTTGCCTTAAATTTATTGAACATCAACAAATGTAAAAAAAGCCTTAATAAAATGGTTAAGGCTTGAAAGGTAAATTCCTTATTTGAGTATGTTATTTTCAGCTGGGGGTATTACCGGGATCGCAGGTTGTAATGAGATGACATGCTGCTATCGTACCCGCCTATGTTGTTTCTAGGCGTTGTTTTAATGGTGATTAAGGCCTACATTTATTGTATTGTTTTCTCAAAAGTAACAATGTCTTCTGGCGTATCAATACCATGAGGCGTTGGTAAAAGTGCTTTTGCTGTGGCAATCTTATGGCCTGTAGAAAGTGCCCTAAGTTGTTCTAGAGATTCTACTCTTTCTAATTCGGTCTGAGGTAAAAGTGAAAAGTCTTTGAGGAATGACACCCTGTAAACATACAAACCAATGTGGTGTTTGTAAGAAACATGTTCTGGAAGTTCAGACGTACCAGTATGGTTGAAAAGATGTTGAGACCAGGGGATAGGGGCTCGCGAGAAAAACAAGGCCTTACCGTTGGTTTCAGTAACGATTTTAACCAAATTAGGGTTAAAAACATCTTCAATGGTTTTTATTTCTTGATACAAAGTTCCAATGCTGATGTCATCATGTTGTTCAAACAGTTGCAGTACCGCGTTGATATTTTCTTTGGGCACCAAAGGTTCATCACCTTGATAATTTAATACCAATGTCTCATCAGGCCAATTCATGATTTGCGCACATTCTGCAATTCGATCAGTTCCTGACTGGTGGTTATTTTGAGTCATTACAACTTTTTGTCCTAGTGATTCAACGAAATCGAAAATTCTTTTATCGTCAGTAGCAACTACCACTTCCAAAGCACCTAATTTGTTGGCGGACTCTATAGCCCATTGAATCAATGGTTTCCCTTTAATCTGAATTAATGGCTTTCCGGGTAGTCGTGTTGATTGATAGCGGGCAGGGATACAAATAACAAAATCTGTTTTCATTTTTTTAAGCCCTCAATCAATCCATTTATTTGGTGTATTGTATCTGGCTTCATTATAATTTTTAGCTGCACAACCCAGATGTTTTTGCTATCAAATTGATCACATTTTACGGCATCTTTTTCTGTAATCATTATAGGGTAATCATCATCAAAGCATAAGTCATCAAATGCTATTTCATGGTGATCTGGTAAAGGTTTTTTAATAATAGCCAAACCTTCTTTTGATAATAAATTGAAAAAACTGTTTGGGTTAGCAATACCAGCAACAGCATGAATTTTTTGGCTTCTGAAAGTTGTTATATCTATTTGTTTTGATGGGTGCCCTAAAGGGTAAATTGATTTAATACCGAGTTCGTAATGGTGTTTATCCGGAAAACTACCTTTGTAAATAACAATATCTGCTTCATCAAGCCGAGTTAAAGGTTCTCGTAATGGACCTGCTGGTAAAAACATGTTATTTCCAGTTTGCCACTTGGCATCTAACATGACTATTTCTATATCTCGCTTTAAGGCATAATGCTGCATACCATCATCTGAAACAATAACATTGACATTGTACTGGGCAATTAGTTGTTTACCAGCTTTAGCTCTGTCCTTTCCAACCATCACGGGTGCTTGTGTTTTTTGTGCCATTAACAGCGCTTCATCTCCTGAAGCATGTGCATCGGCATGTGGTGTTACAAACATTGGCTCGACTTTTCTCTTACCACCATAACCTCGTGAGATGATGCCTGGTTTATAACCCAATGTTTTCAAATGATTCACCAACCAAATGACCATCGGCGTTTTACCACCACCGCCCGCAGTTATATTACCAACTATGATTACAGGTACTTTTAATTGGGTGCTGCGAAGTAAGCCTAATCGATATACCTTCCTGCGAAGAGCAGCTATTTTTTGAAAAGCTTTAGACAACATACGTGCACCAAAGCTCGGTGATTGACCCCCATACCAAATGGCTCTGACTTTATCTTCATTGTGACTCATTAGTTTGTCAGTGCCTGTGCTTGTTGTAATTGGGCGTATAGACCTCGTTTGGCCATCAGTTCTTTGTGACTACCTTGCTCAGCAATTTGGCCATGATGCATCACAACAACAGTATCAGCATTTTCAATTGTTGATAAACGGTGAGCAATGACCAGTGTGGTCTTGTTTTCCATAACATGTTGTAAAGCTTGTTGAATGTGTTGTTCTGATTCTGTGTCCAGTGCTGATGTGGCTTCGTCCAGAATCAATATCGGCGAATCTTTAAGTATGGCTCTGGCTATGGCTATGCGTTGACGTTGTCCTCCGGACAGTCGCGTGCCATTGTCACCTAACATGGTATCAAAACCGTCAGGAAGTTCTTGTATGAATGATAAAGCATTGGCTTTGTGGGCTGCTTCAATGATCTCAGCTTCAGATTTAAGTTGGTTGCTGCCATAGGCAATGTTGTTTCGTACTGTGTCATTAAACAGCACAACTTCTTGGCTTACGGCCGCTATGTGGTCACGCAAGTTACTGAGGGTCAGTTCGTGAATATTTTTGCCGTTGATGTTTATACTGCCTTGGTTGATATCGTAAAATCGGGGTAATAAATTGGCGACAGTGGTTTTGCCACTTCCTGACGCGCCAACCAGTGCCACCACGTGTCCAGCTTTGACTTTCAGATTGAAATCTTTTATTGCCCAAATGGGTTTGCCTTTTTCATCATTTTCATAAGAAAAATATACCGAATCAAAACTCAGAGACATTGGTCCAGGTGCTAACTCTGATTGGCCATGGTCTTCTTCAATCGGTTGTTCAAGTATATACAAGACACTATCAGCTGCTGCCAACGTCGTTTGAATGGCAGCAAAAACTTGGGACAGACGCTTGATAGAAGGCATCAATGCGAGCATCGCTGTCATGAATGCCATGAAAGTACCTGGAGACATATTTGACTTGGCTGCCAAATACATGATGACCGATAATGCAATGGCAATCATCAGATGTATCGTAGAAGAAGTCACTTCTTGTGTGGCTACTATCTTGACTTGTAACTGCCTGTTTTGTTTGATGTTGTGGTTGAATCTTTTGTGTTCATCTGCTTCACCTTTGAAAATTTTGACAATTTTCTGTCCTTTGACGACTTCTTCAACAATTTGTGTGATGCGCGCTACAGACCCTTGTATGCTTCGACCAATTTTACGGAATCTTTTGTTAATTATTCGGATGATTATAGCAACCACAGGAAAAACGATAAAAGCAACGACAGCCAGTTTGGCTGAGTAATAAAACATGACACTGAGGAACATGACAATAGCCAAAGCTTCTCTGAGCATTTGAATTAAGCTTTTGGTGACTCCTGTTGCAATTTGTTCAATATCGTATGTGATGCGTGATATCAATCCGCCCGCGGCATGCTCATCGTAAAATTTTTGTGGTAGTTTTAGGTAACGACTGAATACTTGTCGTCTTAAATCATTGACTATCTTTCGTCCGGTCCAAGTAAAGCCATAAGCGGCAACGAAATTACCAAAAGCCCGAATGATGAATACGCCAATGATCAACACGGGAATCAAGCTGATCCATTTCGGATCTTGTTGGGCAAAACCATTGTCTAATATGGGTTTCAACATGGCAGCAAAAGATGCCTGCATGGCAGCATCAATCAAAGCACCCATGAAAGCCAAAAATAAAACCAGACGATAAGGCCTAGCATACATTAACAGTTGGCTGTAAGAAGCTTTGGGCTTGTTATCTTTGTTGGTGTGCTTCGAGTGTGCTTTTTTCAGCTTGTTACTGTTTTCGTTCACTGTTGTGTACTTTTAGTTGTGGCCATTGATACCGCAGAAAATCCCATGTTGCCCAGCACATCCATAGCGAGTACAACATGCTTGTGGGCCACATTGGCATCAGCTTTTAAGATAACTGGCATGTCTCTGTCGTCTTTTGCAATGGCACGCAAGGCTTTGGTTAAATTAGCTGTTTGTGCATTTGGTACTTCGTTGTTGTTGACATAAAAAGCACCATTTTTACTGATTGATATAACCAAGTCTTCTTGGACAGAAGCCACAGCATCAGCACTGGCTTCAGGCAGCTCAATTTTAAGTTTTGATTGTTTTTCAAATGTGGTGCTGACCATAAAGAAAATCAGCAGCAAAAAAACAACATCAATCAAAGGCGTCAGATTCAGGTTGCGCCTTTCTGATTCTGAACTCGAAATTTTCATTGTTTTTCGCTCATAGAATCAATTAATTGCATGACTTGTTGTTCCATGACTATGGTTTGGTCAGCAATTTTATTCTTAAAGTGCCTGTAAAAAAGAACGGTGGGTATGGCAACAATCAAGCCAGCTGCAGTAGTGGTCAGTGCTTGAGAAATACCGCCAGCCAATTGGTTGGCATCGCCGACACCGAATTCCATGATGTTGGCAAACACTTTCATCATACCAATTACTGTGCCCAACAGACCTAACAAAGGTGAAACTTCGCCTATGGCGCTGAGCCAGTTTAATGGTTTTTCTAATTGATGTGACACATGTCTTCCAGCATCTTCTACTGCTTCTACAATCTGTTCTCTAGGGGCGTGGCGTTTGTGTAAAGCCGCAGCCATTAAGTACCCTAAAGGTGAGTTTTCTGCTAATTGTTCAATGTGCTTGGCGTCTAAATTTTTCTTTTTGGACCAATCTATGACTTGCGCTGGCAAGTCACTTGGAATGATTTCTTTGTCTCGTAGGCTCCAAAAACGTTCGCCAATAATCATCATGGCCAAAGCCATTAAAATTAACAAGAAAATCATCACAACACCGCCACTGGCTACAATTTCAAACACAGGCCACTCCTTTTAAGTTGGGAATTAAAAAAACAGCTATTTTAATCAATTAAATAGAAAAATTCAGTAAAACCTGTAGATGTACTGAATGCTGAATTACAAAGCCCACGCTGAACGTGGTGTTCAGCGTGGGTAGGGCGTCACTGGTTACCAGTGAACACCACGCATTAAGCTGGCAAACGCCATCTGTTCAGGTGAAACTTCTTTAGGTGCAGCAGATTTATCACCTTTAGCTGCAGCAGAATCTGGGAACATGTTGAAAGCAGAATTCATAACAACCTCCATAGATTTAGGCATAACGGCATGCATCACTTGAGCAAATACTCCCAATTTTGTGGCGATTCTTTGAGGACGTCTGATGATGGCATCTTTAATAAACAAGGCCGCTTCTTCAGGAGAAATGGTTGGTACGTTGTTATACATTTTGGTCGGTGCGATCATGGGTGTACGAACCAATGGCATGTTAATTGTGGTGAACGCCACATTCAAATCGTTGTACTCAGCAGCGGCACACCTTGAAAAAGCATCCAATGCCGCTTTTGAAGCCACATAAGCTGAGAATCTTGGTGCATTGGTCAATACACCAATTGATGAAATGTTGATGATTTGACCAAACTTTCGTTCTGACATGCCAGGTAAGAATCCCATAATCAAACGCAAAGAACCGAAGTAGTTGAGGTCCATGGTGCGCTCAAAATCATGAAAACGGTCATATGATAATGCAATTGAGCGGCGAATGGATCGGCCTGCATTGTTCACCAAAATATCAACACCACCTAAATCATTGTTGACATCTTCAACTAACTTCAAAGCAGATTTTTCATCAGATAAATCTGCACTGTACATAGACACTTCTGCGCCTAATGCTTTCGCTTCTTTGGCTGTTTCTTCAAGTTTTTCTAAGCCTCTGGCCACGATGATCAAGTGTGCGCCTTTCTCCGCTAACATCATTGCCACGGCATGACCGATACCAGAAGATGCACCGGTAACCATCACTCGTTTGCCTGCCACACGGCCAGACAATGAACGATCAACAAACAAATCTGGATCGAGGTTACGTTCCCAGTAATCCCAAAGACGGAAAGCGTATTTTTTCAACTTAGGGAGTTTGATGCCAGAGCCTTTTAAAGCTTTCTGCGTTTCACGATCATCAAAGCGAGTAGGGTAATTAACAAACTTTAAAACGCCAGGAGGAATGCCGATGTCATTCATCAACTGCTTGCGAATGCGCCTTACTGGTGAGAGCATCATCAAGCCTTGTTTGACAGCGCCGGGTACAAAATTAAAAACACGTGCATCGATTCGCATGTTCATTTGTGGTGCATTGGCCGCATCTGCAAAAATATTCAAGACTGTCCCAATGCGTTTTGGATTTGAATCCGTGATGTGGAAGCAGCCACCATCCAAACCTTTTTGGTGTGCGATGTGGTCCATGACGTCAACAACATAATCGACTGGAACCATGTTTAAACGACCGCCTTCTAAGCCCATCATTGGCATCCATTGAGGGAAAATTTTTCGCATTTTCTGAATTAACTTGAAGAAATAATAAGGCCCATCAATTTTATCAATCACACCTGTTTTGGAATGGCCTAATACCATGGCAGGTCGATAAATACGAAACGGAATGTTGCAATCTTTGCGAACAATCGCCTCAGAATCGTGTTTGGTTTTGAAGTAAGGGTGGTCTAAACCTTCCGCTTCTTCAAACATGTCTTCTCGGAATACGCCAGGGTACATGCCCGCAGCAGCAATTGAAGATGTGTGGTGAAAACAGCCAGCCTTGATGGCTTCAGCCAGTTGTACGGCGTGTTTTGTACCATCAACATTGGCAGCCAACTGATCTTCCATGCTGGCACTCATGTCATATATCGCAGCCAAGTGGAAAAAGTGCTTGACCTTGCCTTTCATTGCATCGATGTTTTTCTTGCTTATGCCCAGGTTTTTTTCTGTTAAATCACCGGTAATTAGGTGAATTCTCTTGCTTGGTGCTACAATGCCATCCAGCATGTCTTGTAATTTCTTTTTTGACTCTTTTCTGACCAGTAAATAAATTTCACCTTTGCGGGCAAATAATTTTTCTAATAAATGCCTGCCTACGAAGCCAGATGCGCCTGTTAAGAAATACGACATAGAGTTTTCTCCTGTAATTAGATTGACCCGACCTCTAAAATCGTGTCAAATGAAGCGGAATAAATTTGCTAATATCTTACCATGACTGATTTGAATGATGCATTTGAGAATGCACAGAAAGAGATAAAAACTTTAAGCTCAAAACCTGACGATGGCACTTTGTTGAAGCTCTATGCTTTATACAAACAAGGGGCTGTTGGAGATGTTCAAGGTGACAAGCCTGGATTTTTTGACTTCGTTGGCGCAGCCAAATATGAAGCCTGGGAACAATTAAAAGGCACAACCAGCGAAGATGCACAGCAACAGTACATCGACCTAGTGAACAAACTGGTAGGCTGATGAAAACCAAAGACCGCATCATTGCCACTGCATTGCGGTTGTTCAATGAAGAGGGTGAGCCCAATGTCACCACGAACCACATTGCCGATGAAATGGAC contains the following coding sequences:
- a CDS encoding acyl-CoA-binding protein, coding for MTDLNDAFENAQKEIKTLSSKPDDGTLLKLYALYKQGAVGDVQGDKPGFFDFVGAAKYEAWEQLKGTTSEDAQQQYIDLVNKLVG
- the lpxK gene encoding tetraacyldisaccharide 4'-kinase; the encoded protein is MLSKAFQKIAALRRKVYRLGLLRSTQLKVPVIIVGNITAGGGGKTPMVIWLVNHLKTLGYKPGIISRGYGGKRKVEPMFVTPHADAHASGDEALLMAQKTQAPVMVGKDRAKAGKQLIAQYNVNVIVSDDGMQHYALKRDIEIVMLDAKWQTGNNMFLPAGPLREPLTRLDEADIVIYKGSFPDKHHYELGIKSIYPLGHPSKQIDITTFRSQKIHAVAGIANPNSFFNLLSKEGLAIIKKPLPDHHEIAFDDLCFDDDYPIMITEKDAVKCDQFDSKNIWVVQLKIIMKPDTIHQINGLIEGLKK
- the msbA gene encoding lipid A export permease/ATP-binding protein MsbA, whose product is MNENSNKLKKAHSKHTNKDNKPKASYSQLLMYARPYRLVLFLAFMGALIDAAMQASFAAMLKPILDNGFAQQDPKWISLIPVLIIGVFIIRAFGNFVAAYGFTWTGRKIVNDLRRQVFSRYLKLPQKFYDEHAAGGLISRITYDIEQIATGVTKSLIQMLREALAIVMFLSVMFYYSAKLAVVAFIVFPVVAIIIRIINKRFRKIGRSIQGSVARITQIVEEVVKGQKIVKIFKGEADEHKRFNHNIKQNRQLQVKIVATQEVTSSTIHLMIAIALSVIMYLAAKSNMSPGTFMAFMTAMLALMPSIKRLSQVFAAIQTTLAAADSVLYILEQPIEEDHGQSELAPGPMSLSFDSVYFSYENDEKGKPIWAIKDFNLKVKAGHVVALVGASGSGKTTVANLLPRFYDINQGSININGKNIHELTLSNLRDHIAAVSQEVVLFNDTVRNNIAYGSNQLKSEAEIIEAAHKANALSFIQELPDGFDTMLGDNGTRLSGGQRQRIAIARAILKDSPILILDEATSALDTESEQHIQQALQHVMENKTTLVIAHRLSTIENADTVVVMHHGQIAEQGSHKELMAKRGLYAQLQQAQALTN
- a CDS encoding ExbD/TolR family protein, whose amino-acid sequence is MKISSSESERRNLNLTPLIDVVFLLLIFFMVSTTFEKQSKLKIELPEASADAVASVQEDLVISISKNGAFYVNNNEVPNAQTANLTKALRAIAKDDRDMPVILKADANVAHKHVVLAMDVLGNMGFSAVSMATTKSTQQ
- a CDS encoding MotA/TolQ/ExbB proton channel family protein; its protein translation is MFEIVASGGVVMIFLLILMALAMMIIGERFWSLRDKEIIPSDLPAQVIDWSKKKNLDAKHIEQLAENSPLGYLMAAALHKRHAPREQIVEAVEDAGRHVSHQLEKPLNWLSAIGEVSPLLGLLGTVIGMMKVFANIMEFGVGDANQLAGGISQALTTTAAGLIVAIPTVLFYRHFKNKIADQTIVMEQQVMQLIDSMSEKQ
- a CDS encoding SDR family oxidoreductase encodes the protein MSYFLTGASGFVGRHLLEKLFARKGEIYLLVRKESKKKLQDMLDGIVAPSKRIHLITGDLTEKNLGISKKNIDAMKGKVKHFFHLAAIYDMSASMEDQLAANVDGTKHAVQLAEAIKAGCFHHTSSIAAAGMYPGVFREDMFEEAEGLDHPYFKTKHDSEAIVRKDCNIPFRIYRPAMVLGHSKTGVIDKIDGPYYFFKLIQKMRKIFPQWMPMMGLEGGRLNMVPVDYVVDVMDHIAHQKGLDGGCFHITDSNPKRIGTVLNIFADAANAPQMNMRIDARVFNFVPGAVKQGLMMLSPVRRIRKQLMNDIGIPPGVLKFVNYPTRFDDRETQKALKGSGIKLPKLKKYAFRLWDYWERNLDPDLFVDRSLSGRVAGKRVMVTGASSGIGHAVAMMLAEKGAHLIIVARGLEKLEETAKEAKALGAEVSMYSADLSDEKSALKLVEDVNNDLGGVDILVNNAGRSIRRSIALSYDRFHDFERTMDLNYFGSLRLIMGFLPGMSERKFGQIINISSIGVLTNAPRFSAYVASKAALDAFSRCAAAEYNDLNVAFTTINMPLVRTPMIAPTKMYNNVPTISPEEAALFIKDAIIRRPQRIATKLGVFAQVMHAVMPKSMEVVMNSAFNMFPDSAAAKGDKSAAPKEVSPEQMAFASLMRGVHW
- the kdsB gene encoding 3-deoxy-manno-octulosonate cytidylyltransferase, encoding MKTDFVICIPARYQSTRLPGKPLIQIKGKPLIQWAIESANKLGALEVVVATDDKRIFDFVESLGQKVVMTQNNHQSGTDRIAECAQIMNWPDETLVLNYQGDEPLVPKENINAVLQLFEQHDDISIGTLYQEIKTIEDVFNPNLVKIVTETNGKALFFSRAPIPWSQHLFNHTGTSELPEHVSYKHHIGLYVYRVSFLKDFSLLPQTELERVESLEQLRALSTGHKIATAKALLPTPHGIDTPEDIVTFEKTIQ